One segment of Cydia splendana chromosome 22, ilCydSple1.2, whole genome shotgun sequence DNA contains the following:
- the LOC134801631 gene encoding uncharacterized protein LOC134801631, with protein sequence MSESGRIKRYCVFGCDDLGAPMHSFPHPVRRPELFRTWLSIVGDRFKETDPLKIYRNKKICGHHFTSDQKVACHRLMYEAVPSVNLEAAVSKSSCILEIEHNYCIPNSFQQNQSNNKELGQTPENIFSWQTEELIEADSDDPTTPVPEESKLPDDVVTLSLFCDYDTPIQSEPSAPGKSLFM encoded by the exons ATGAGTGAGTCTGGAAGAATAAAACGGTATTGCGTTTTTGGCTGCGATGATTTAG GTGCACCCATGCACAGCTTTCCCCATCCAGTAAGAAGACCAGAATTATTTAGAACTTGGTTATCAATTGTTGGCGACAGGTTTAAGGAGACAGACCCACTGAAGATTTATAGGAATAAGAAGATCTGTGGCCATCACTTTACATCGGACCAAAAAGTGGCCTGTCATCGATTAATGTATGAGGCTGTACCGTCTGTCAATTTAGAAG ctgCAGTATCTAAATCTTCTTGCATCCTGGAAATAGAGCACAATTACTGTATACCGAATTCATTTCAACAAAATCAGTCAAATAACAAAg AGCTCGGCCAGACGCCCGAAAACATTTTCTCGTGGCAGACAGAAGAGTTGATAGAAGCAG ATTCTGATGATCCGACGACGCCGGTGCCCGAAGAATCAAAGTTACCCGACGACGTCGTGACGCTGTCCTTGTTCTGTGACTACGACACGCCCATACAATCCGAGCCCAGTGCACCAGGCAAGTCACTTTTTATGTAA
- the LOC134801576 gene encoding uncharacterized protein LOC134801576, with protein MENLLTLYDTDEDRVKVKEEPVEPAATTDPVSVRPHTDPLNVRPHTDLLNAGPHTALLNVGPHTDPLNVGPHLDPLNVGPHTDPLSVGPHYNPLTAEPYEATVNECAGEGTVDHPYKRPRLMDYRTGVKPNSSTIDGDVPQQFLNVSPNIRRTVQPQDFLMATTSNLRESHADLLVNNDLKRTQTLIQIDPTNVKEFQTKVTVDPSDSEQLQTVLLIDPSDFRVKTVQQVTSDVRESLDVIQVIPSILRVSQGVLQIPSHLKRSGSPKCDFQRSHSSVYENSIRDYIESEVDDSDLDEDYRVEKDLIDEDSIDETDEEDIAGGVGRRTRKATNMIRGPSEVMLRTLTSEAAVQLQPLTSSDIRKWIHRKTRRKD; from the exons ATGGAAAACTTGCTAACGCTCTACGACACTGATGAAGATCG TGTGAAAGTAAAAGAGGAACCGGTGGAGCCCGCCGCGACGACCGACCCAGTCTCTGTGAGGCCACACACCGACCCGCTCAACGTCAGGCCCCACACCGACCTGCTCAACGCCGGGCCCCACACCGCCCTGCTCAACGTGGGGCCTCACACCGACCCGCTCAACGTCGGGCCCCACCTCGATCCGCTCAACGTCGGGCCCCACACCGACCCGCTCAGCGTCGGGCCCCACTATAACCCGCTCACCGCGGAGCCCTACGAGGCCACAGTAAACGAG TGTGCCGGCGAAGGAACAGTCGACCATCCTTACAAGCGTCCTCGACTCATGGACTACCGAACAGGCGTCAAACCAAATTCCAGTACAATAGATGGCGATGTTCCACAGCAATTCTTAAATGTCTCACCTAATATACGAAGAACAGTCCAACCACAAGATTTTCTAATGGCTACTACTAGCAATCTCAGAGAATCACATGCCGATCTACTGGTTAATAACGATCTCAAAAGAACACAGACTCTCATACAGATTGATCCTACCAATGTAAAAGAATTTCAAACTAAAGTAACGGTTGATCCTAGTGATTCAGAACAATTGCAAACTGTATTACTGATTGATCCTAGCGATTTTAGAGTAAAAACTGTCCAACAGGTCACTAGCGATGTGAGAGAATCACTAGATGTCATACAGGTCATTCCTAGCATACTTAGAGTATCACAAGGTGTATTACAGATTCCTAGCCATCTGAAAAGATCTGGATCTCCTAAATGTGACTTCCAACGGTCCCATTCCAGCGTGTATGAAAATTCGATCAGAGACTACATAGAAAGTGAAGTAGACGACAGTGATTTAGATGAAGATTATAGAGTAGAAAAGGACTTGATAGATGAAGATTCTATAGATGAGACAGATGAAGAAGATATTGCTGGAGGCGTTGGCAGGAGAACGAGAAAAGCAACAAATATGATTAGAGGACCAAGTGAAGTGATGCTTCGAACGCTGACTTCAGAAG CCGCGGTGCAGTTGCAGCCCCTTACCTCATCAGATATAAGGAAATGGATCCACAGGAAGACACGGAGAAAAGACTGA